AAGCGACAAGAGGACTTAATAAGTGAACGGGTTGCCCAAGTAAGGAAGCGCGTCCCATTTCAGCTGCACTAATTCCGTAAGTAGCAGCAGCCTTCGTTAAAATAGGCAATACCCCAAAGTAAAATGCATCATTGGACATGAAAAATGTGAATGGCATACTGAGAAGTGCTGTAATAATTGGCAATTGTGGTCCAAGTGCATCTGGTATAAGAGTTACTACACTGTTAGCCATGGCATCTACCATTTTTGTTCCAGATAAAATACCAGTGAAAATACCGGCAGCAAATACGAGAGAAACAACTGCTAATACATTCCCTGCATGAGAAGCAATACGTTCTTTCTGTTGTTCTAAGTTTGGATAGTTAATCATAACAGCAATAGCAAAAGCGATTGTAAATAAAACAGGTAACGGCATAACTTCTAGTATGAGACAGACAAGTAATGTAGCGGTTAATAAAAAGTTAATCCATAGAAGTTTAGGACGTTTATGCACTGCGGCTTCGACAGTTGCAGCTTGCTCATCCATTGTTTGCATTTGTTTTAAATACTGTACATCCATAATTCCTAAACGTTTTCTTTCTTTTTTTCCAAGATAGTAGGCAACGAAAACAACCCAAATTGCACCAGCAATCATTCCTGGAATAAGAGGTGTAAATAATTCGGAAGCCTCAAGTCCAAGTGCGCTCATAACACGAGCTGTGGGTCCACCCCAAGGTGTAAGATTTGTTACCCCCGCCCCTAACATAACAACTCCAGCTAATATGAGGGGGTTCATTCCAAGGCGCTTATATAGTGGATACATTGCGGAAACTGTAATCATGTATGTTGTTGTACCGTCACCATCTAGAGAAACGATAATAGTCAATATAGCCGTTCCGATAACGATTTTTAAAGGATCTCCTTTTACAAATTTTAAAATCTTACTAATGACAGGATCAAATAAACCGCTATCAATCATAATCCCAAAATATAAAATAGCGAACATAAGCATAATACCAGTAGGTGCTAACTTTTGAATCCCCTCTAACATCATAGGCCCCATATTGGCATAGAATCCGCCAATTAATGCAAAAACACTCGGAATTAATATTAATGCTACTAGCGCTGACATACGTTTCGTCATAATTAAAAACATAAAGACAAATACCATCGCAAATCCAAGTAGTGCTAACATGTAATTTCCCCCTCAAAAGAATGATTGCGCTTTCAAAACAGAATAAAAATTCAGAAAAAGGTTTTTTGTTTATAATAAAAGCATCTATTCAAATGGTAAATAATTTGAAAAATAACATCATTAGAAGCATAATTTTTATTTTGTTCATTTTGTTCACGGTAGTTAATTTGAATTTTTAAAAAGTAAGCAGCTCCTCGTAAGAATGGTAGAATAAGATGAAAATAGTGAAGTGTGAAATAGGGAGTAGATGTTATATGAAAACGAGAATTGAAGAGATTTATAGCTCTTATGAAGGAAAAGTAGAGGAGATTTTTATTAATGAATCTTCTTACGTATATGAATGGGAAAAATTACTGATGATCCGAAAAAATGACGGTGAGCTTAAAAAAATCGCAGTCGGGATTAGTGGAAATATAAGATTGGTAAATGTAGAAGTTGGACAGGAAATTAGTGCGGATACATTATTAGTTAAGTTAGAAGATGATTTGTTAATTACAGGCTGCGAGTGATGAGAGATGTGTAGAAATAACTACACATCTTTGTTTGTTTCCTATATTACAAAAAGCACATTGTTTTTTCACAAATCTCACACAACCTTTTGGTATTCTTTTCGTGGAGTATACGGTTTCTAGGGAGGGATATTGATGAAAGTAAAATATGTCGTACTTGCTATATGTTTATGTTTCGTATTTACGGTAGTCGGATGTGGAAAAAAGGAAACAGCAGCTGTTGCCATTGATGAGAAACATGATAAATGTGATATTTGCCAAATTGGGGTAACAGATAATCAATTTGCAACAGAAATTATTTTAGAAAATGGAAAAGCGTTAAAGTTTGATGATATCGGTTGTATGTATAAATGGATGGAGATTAACTCAGATGAAAAGACGAAAGAGAAATTTGTCCGAGATTATGATTCGAAAGATTGGATTTTGTTAGAAGACGCTACTTACGTATACGATAAAACAATAACGACACCGATGGCTTATAATGTCATTTCATTTAAAAATAAAAAAGATGCAGAGAGCTTTGTATCTAACTATAAGGGGAAAGTTCTTTCGTATAAAGAGCTAGCAGAGCATAAATGGGAAATGAATAAAGAGATGATAGTGAAACCGAAAGCAGGAAATCATGGTGGACATCATTAATAATAGAAAAAGACACTATATAGTTGTCTTTTTCTATTATTACTCAGGTGCAAATATAGAAAAGGTGTAAAATTTTTAGAAGAACGGTTACAATGGAATATAGTAACCTAAAGCAATCATTTATCCCGCATTAACGGGCAGTAAGATCTCCACCTCAAAATTTAGTGAAAGCAAAGAAGTGAGGTGGAGTCGGGCTGCCCGTAAAAGCCCGACTGGTGTGGGCTAATAATTAGTGGTGGATGAACAAAATCCCCACTAATTAAAGTTTCACTTTATGTACTTTTTAGAAATGTATACAAATGCGGTAAAAACGTGCTAAACTAATTGCTTCATAATGTTAATGATGGGGCCATCAGGCGTATCATTTCAATAGGTTGAGAAACATAGTATAAGCTTAAGATAATCCGTTTAAAGAAGGAATCTAAAGGGCTTATGGATAAATGTACTCAAGAAGAGTTATTGTATGTGATGGAGGAATGGTTAAGAAAACATTATCTTTCATAGGAGCTGTAGTTGTGAGAAAACAAAAAATTTTATTATGTATTTTATTAGGACTTTTAATGACGGTAGTGGCTTGCGATAAGCAAGAAGAACCAGAATCGAGACCGGTTCATGTGAAAAATGAAAAGAAAAAAGAGAAGCATAAAGAACAGGAAGAATCTAAAGAAGAGAAAAGTATAAATTTAATGGACAAACAGTTGTTACTTTCAGCTACTCTTGGAGACACAGAGACAACTATGAAGTTGATTCAGGATGGAGCGAATATAAACGTAGAAGGTGACAACGGAGAAACGCCTGTTCTTGCAGCCACGTACCAAAATCATGTAGAGACAGTTAAGGCATTAATTGGTGCAGGTGCTAATATTGAAATTAAAGATGAGAAAAAAAGTAATCCACTTCTTTATGCAAGTAGAGAAGGATATACGGATATTGTAAAAGTATTAATTAATGCAGGAGTTAATACGAAAGAAACGACTAGGTCAGGTGGGACAGCACTTATTTCTGCATCTGAGCGTGGCCATGTAGAGGTTGTTAAAGAATTATTAGAGCATACAGATATTGATGTGAATTATAAAAATGAACGTGGTGGAACAGCGTTATTAGAAGCAATTGTATTAGGAAATGGTAGTGAAAACCATAAGAAAGTAATTCAATTGCTTATTGATCACGGTGCAGATGTAAACATGGCTAACAAGGAACATCTGACGCCACTGCAATACGCTGAAAAAAGAGGTTTTAAAGATATTGTAAATATGTTGAGGGTAGCTGGAGCGAATGAAGTAGTACAGCCACAACAGCCAGTAGAGTAAAAAACGAAAAATAATCCCATTTAGATAGACAGAATGAAGAAATCAGTTAGTATGATGGATTCAGTAATGTGTATTTGAATGGGATTTTTGTTTTGAACATGAAAAATAGATTATGAATGGATGGTAAATGGAGTAAATAAGGAGGAAGCCTTATTTTGCAATTGTAAAAAATGAAAAGGTAGTTTCTGTTTGTTGCAGTGCAAGAAGTACGCCCGTAGCTGCTGAGGCAAGTGTGGAAACTTTAGCGGAGTTTGAAGGGACCGGATATGGTACTGATGTTGTTACAGCCTGGGCTATATCAATACAAGAGGAAAGGCGCATTCCACTTTATAGTACTGCTTGGGATAACTTTGCTTTGCAAGCAGTGGTAAGCAAACTAAAAATCATTAACTATGGAATGAATTTACATATTGATTGAATTTTAAGTATTGTTTCGTTCTAATTTTTATATTTAAATATATAGATTAATGTAAATGGTGATGTGGTGAATATTAACATTCGATTAACACCTAATTAACAATCTATCAAAACTGACTTAATAAATGCGTAATATAGTAAAGGTAACAAAATAACTAGGGTAGAGAACATTTGAGAACACCCACTTACATATAATGTGCCACTTTCTTAGGTGTGCTCTATTCCCTAGAGTTCAAATAAGGAGAAAGGCGTTCTATGTAAGTAGGTGTTTTTAGTTTGGATAAAAATAGAACAGTTAGGTGGAATAAATGTTTGAAAAACCTTATATTGCGATGATAAAGGATTGGGAAGGATACAAAGCATACAAAAAATTGCCGAAAACAGTTTTTCTTATGACTGGTTCAATGCTGGAATTACCAGAGTGTGTATATGAATTGCAGAAACATGGACATGATGTATTTCTTCATTGTGATTTTATACAAGGCTTAAATACGAATACAGAGGAAGCGCTTTTGTATATTCAAGATGTTATCGGGGCACAAGGTATTATTTCAACAAAAGGTTCGACAATTCGAAATGCTAATAAAATTGGATTGAAAACAATTCAACGTATTTTTATTGTAGATACTTTATCTCTTACTAAATCAATTGAAAATTGTAAAACGACTAAACCGAATGCAGTAGAGATTATGCCGGGGATTATGCCTTCTATTATTAAACAGCTAGTAGAGGAACTAGAGTTTCCTATTATTGCAGGCGGGCTGATTCAAACTCGAGAAGATGCGGAAATTGCAATTCGTGCAGGAGCAAGTGCGATTTCAACAAGTCATTATGAAGTATGGATACAAGAAGAAAAAAGGAGTGCAACCTTGTGATTGAATTGAAAAATGTTTCAAAGGTATATAAAAATGCAGAAGAGACAGCGGTTAAAGGCGTATCGGTTCATATTAAGAAGGGCGAATTTTTTGTTTTAGTTGGACCTTCGGGATGCGGGAAAAGCACATTATTACGAATGATCGCTGGCTTAGAAGAGATTTCTTCGGGAGATTTAATTATTAATGAATGTGTTGCAAATGATCTAGAGCCGAAAGACCGTAATCTATCAATGGTATTTCAAAATTATGCATTATATCCACACTTATCTGTAGAAGAAAATATTTTATTTGGACTTAAGGTAAGAAAATTACAAAAAGAAGAGCGACAAAAGCGATTAATGGAAGCTATTGAAATGGTAGGACTGAAAGAGTATGTGAAAATGAAACCAGGCCAATTATCAGGCGGACAAAGACAGCGTGTTGCACTAGCTAGGGCAATTGTGAGTCAGGCACCAATCTGTTTAATGGATGAACCACTTTCGAATTTGGATGCGAAATTACGTGCGCAAATGAGAATAGAAATTAGAGAAATTCAGCAGCGATTAGGAATTACGATGATTTACGTTACCCACGATCAAATAGAAGCGATGACTATGGGAGATCGTATCATGGTTTTAAATAAAGGAAGTATACAGCAAGTTGGAACACCACTTGACATATATAATGAACCAGCAAACGAGTTTGTTGCAAGCTTTATAGGTTCTCCTTCTATGAATATAAATGATGGGGAAGTGAATAAAGAAAAAGGTGTATTACATATAGGGAAATTGCAAGTTCCATTATCTATTAGACAGTTAAAGCAATTACCAGAAGGAACAATTCGCATAGGCATGCGTCCTGAGCATATTGCACTGTCTGAGGAAGGACAAGAAGTGACGTTGCAATCTGTAGAAGTATTAGGGAATGAATCTATATTGAACTTTGCGGTAAATGGAACAACTTGGAGTGCGAAAGTTATCGGACAGTTACTCTTGAACAAAGGTGACAAAGTAAAATTATTATTCTCGCAAGAAAAGTTATGCTTCTTTAACGAAAACACGAATGAACGCTTAAAAGTGGTAGCTAAAGAAGAGTTGAAAGTGGTGGCGAAATAATGATCGAAGTAAGTAAGTTACCAGTTCAAACAAAGGTGTCAAAAAAGAAAAAATTATGGGGGAGAACGAAAGATTTAAGAATAGGATTATTGTTTTTGGCACCATCTATTTTGCTATTTTCGATTTTTCTGTTCTATCCATTGTTTAGGACGATTTACTATAGTTTTTATTTAACCGATATACATGGAGAAGCTAATCTTTTCGTTGGCTTAGAAAATTATCAATATTTATTCTCTGATCAAGCCTTCTACAAAAGTATAAAATCAACTTTATTATT
This genomic interval from Bacillus thuringiensis contains the following:
- a CDS encoding CitMHS family transporter; amino-acid sequence: MLALLGFAMVFVFMFLIMTKRMSALVALILIPSVFALIGGFYANMGPMMLEGIQKLAPTGIMLMFAILYFGIMIDSGLFDPVISKILKFVKGDPLKIVIGTAILTIIVSLDGDGTTTYMITVSAMYPLYKRLGMNPLILAGVVMLGAGVTNLTPWGGPTARVMSALGLEASELFTPLIPGMIAGAIWVVFVAYYLGKKERKRLGIMDVQYLKQMQTMDEQAATVEAAVHKRPKLLWINFLLTATLLVCLILEVMPLPVLFTIAFAIAVMINYPNLEQQKERIASHAGNVLAVVSLVFAAGIFTGILSGTKMVDAMANSVVTLIPDALGPQLPIITALLSMPFTFFMSNDAFYFGVLPILTKAAATYGISAAEMGRASLLGQPVHLLSPLVASTYLLVGMAKVDFGEHQRFTLLWAVGTTMVMLITGIVIGIIPI
- a CDS encoding nitrous oxide reductase accessory protein NosL, which codes for MKVKYVVLAICLCFVFTVVGCGKKETAAVAIDEKHDKCDICQIGVTDNQFATEIILENGKALKFDDIGCMYKWMEINSDEKTKEKFVRDYDSKDWILLEDATYVYDKTITTPMAYNVISFKNKKDAESFVSNYKGKVLSYKELAEHKWEMNKEMIVKPKAGNHGGHH
- a CDS encoding ankyrin repeat domain-containing protein; translation: MYSRRVIVCDGGMVKKTLSFIGAVVVRKQKILLCILLGLLMTVVACDKQEEPESRPVHVKNEKKKEKHKEQEESKEEKSINLMDKQLLLSATLGDTETTMKLIQDGANINVEGDNGETPVLAATYQNHVETVKALIGAGANIEIKDEKKSNPLLYASREGYTDIVKVLINAGVNTKETTRSGGTALISASERGHVEVVKELLEHTDIDVNYKNERGGTALLEAIVLGNGSENHKKVIQLLIDHGADVNMANKEHLTPLQYAEKRGFKDIVNMLRVAGANEVVQPQQPVE
- a CDS encoding glycerol-3-phosphate responsive antiterminator → MFEKPYIAMIKDWEGYKAYKKLPKTVFLMTGSMLELPECVYELQKHGHDVFLHCDFIQGLNTNTEEALLYIQDVIGAQGIISTKGSTIRNANKIGLKTIQRIFIVDTLSLTKSIENCKTTKPNAVEIMPGIMPSIIKQLVEELEFPIIAGGLIQTREDAEIAIRAGASAISTSHYEVWIQEEKRSATL
- a CDS encoding ABC transporter ATP-binding protein, with the translated sequence MIELKNVSKVYKNAEETAVKGVSVHIKKGEFFVLVGPSGCGKSTLLRMIAGLEEISSGDLIINECVANDLEPKDRNLSMVFQNYALYPHLSVEENILFGLKVRKLQKEERQKRLMEAIEMVGLKEYVKMKPGQLSGGQRQRVALARAIVSQAPICLMDEPLSNLDAKLRAQMRIEIREIQQRLGITMIYVTHDQIEAMTMGDRIMVLNKGSIQQVGTPLDIYNEPANEFVASFIGSPSMNINDGEVNKEKGVLHIGKLQVPLSIRQLKQLPEGTIRIGMRPEHIALSEEGQEVTLQSVEVLGNESILNFAVNGTTWSAKVIGQLLLNKGDKVKLLFSQEKLCFFNENTNERLKVVAKEELKVVAK